Proteins encoded together in one Paramagnetospirillum magnetotacticum MS-1 window:
- the mamU gene encoding lipid kinase MamU translates to MRLALLINRSAGTFRRLPLDATVDSIVAALAAAGHEVSSEIVGRRELARALSAMAHDNSLDAVVVGGGDGTILTAIVAGLGRDKPLGILPLGTLNLFARDLGLPQDPVEAARILGGAIPRDIDLAEVNGLPFAIWASMGMHPWVVRRRDHMQRGGMGKGRAMALAALRAFRRFPLIDVTLNLPEGNITVSTPMLFITNNPWREEPLPLSRETLDTGQLVIHVAACSGRLSLLWLFFEALLGHWRASPRIRTYTTGEVRVTSRKRRMMVSLDGEVTVMGAPLVFRARPKALRVLMPVPEGAA, encoded by the coding sequence ATGAGACTGGCCCTTCTCATCAACCGGTCCGCCGGAACCTTCCGCCGTCTGCCGCTGGATGCCACGGTAGACTCCATCGTGGCTGCCTTGGCCGCGGCCGGGCATGAGGTCAGTAGCGAAATCGTCGGACGGCGGGAACTGGCCCGCGCCCTGTCGGCCATGGCCCATGACAATAGCCTGGATGCCGTGGTCGTTGGCGGCGGCGACGGTACCATCCTGACTGCCATCGTGGCGGGCCTGGGCCGAGACAAGCCTTTGGGAATCCTGCCGCTGGGCACGCTCAATCTCTTCGCCCGCGATCTCGGCCTGCCCCAGGACCCGGTGGAGGCGGCCCGCATCTTAGGCGGCGCGATCCCCCGCGACATCGATCTGGCCGAGGTCAACGGCCTGCCCTTCGCCATCTGGGCCTCCATGGGGATGCATCCCTGGGTGGTGCGCCGCAGGGATCACATGCAGCGCGGCGGCATGGGCAAGGGCCGCGCCATGGCTTTGGCCGCGCTCAGGGCTTTCCGCCGCTTCCCGTTGATCGATGTGACGCTGAACCTGCCCGAGGGCAATATCACCGTCTCGACCCCCATGCTGTTCATCACCAACAATCCATGGCGCGAAGAGCCTCTGCCCCTGTCGCGCGAGACATTGGACACCGGCCAGTTGGTGATTCACGTTGCCGCCTGTTCGGGCCGCCTGTCCTTGCTGTGGCTGTTCTTCGAGGCGTTGCTGGGCCATTGGCGGGCCAGTCCCCGCATCAGAACCTACACCACGGGGGAAGTGCGCGTGACCAGCCGCAAGCGGCGCATGATGGTCTCGTTGGATGGCGAAGTCACGGTGATGGGCGCGCCGTTGGTGTTCCGCGCCCGGCCCAAGGCTCTGCGCGTTCTGATGCCCGTGCCGGAGGGTGCGGCATGA
- a CDS encoding metallophosphoesterase family protein, which translates to MRIVAHLSDLHFGRTDSKVVDALLRDLQHQRPDLVIVSGDLTQRARSHQFAEARSFLSHCPAPALVVPGNHDLEPLYRPLRRIFRPRAKFHMHLPGHEPFPAWVDESLVAVGLDSTRSLRWKSGALKGAHLDHLETTLDGAPPEATRLVFLHHPPSTTSGGHPYEVLLDHGIDAVLTGHVHHARVELINGANGHSLVLVQATTACSTRLREDANGYCLLSFDADHMEVAIRGWSGEVFHTIRHHWFEKRGGTWRTVPRPHHVFPA; encoded by the coding sequence ATGAGGATTGTGGCGCATCTGTCGGATCTGCATTTTGGCCGCACCGATTCCAAGGTGGTTGACGCCCTGCTTCGTGACCTGCAGCACCAACGCCCCGATCTGGTGATCGTCTCGGGCGATCTGACCCAGCGGGCCCGCTCGCACCAGTTCGCCGAGGCCAGGAGCTTTCTCTCCCACTGTCCCGCCCCCGCCCTGGTGGTGCCGGGCAACCACGACCTGGAACCCCTCTACCGCCCCTTGAGGCGCATTTTCCGACCCCGTGCCAAGTTCCATATGCACCTGCCCGGCCACGAGCCTTTCCCCGCCTGGGTGGACGAGTCCCTGGTGGCCGTGGGTCTGGACAGCACACGGTCGTTGCGCTGGAAGTCTGGCGCGTTGAAAGGCGCTCATCTCGACCACCTGGAAACCACCCTGGACGGCGCCCCTCCCGAGGCGACCCGGCTGGTCTTCCTGCATCACCCGCCTTCCACCACCTCGGGCGGCCATCCCTATGAAGTGCTCCTTGATCACGGGATCGATGCCGTGCTCACCGGCCATGTCCACCACGCCCGCGTCGAACTGATCAACGGAGCCAACGGCCATTCCCTGGTTCTGGTCCAGGCCACCACCGCCTGCTCCACCCGTTTGCGCGAGGATGCCAACGGCTATTGCCTGCTGAGCTTCGACGCCGACCACATGGAGGTGGCCATCCGGGGCTGGAGCGGCGAGGTTTTCCATACCATCCGCCATCACTGGTTCGAAAAGAGGGGCGGAACCTGGCGCACCGTTCCTCGCCCTCACCATGTCTTTCCGGCTTGA
- a CDS encoding O-linked N-acetylglucosamine transferase, SPINDLY family protein, with product MNIDQDMAKAIKLAQAGKLKPAIAILDGLVKAAPSAIPVRYNLALFLLMAGRHAEALPHLDRILAAQPGHAPSLFSKAKGLLALDRAPEALPILERLAVGNDPESLLALGNALRQLQRMDEAAQAFRRLTKVAPAFPGGHMNLCILLVSSNNNEAALNALDEAVRLHPKLSELHAMRGQMLLRLGHHGEAIAALKAALEINPALAPAKGRLLRAYRETADWDSEDRLFTEIRAAIATGEAKGQLPLTIQDALFYPFTGEEMRRIAGLEVAFRVPGQPRPVLRPQPKATPPLVVGYLSPDYREHATMHLAGDIFAAHDRSRVRPLAYSVGPDDGSGWRERVERHCEAFVDLSSSSDRAAAERIAADGVQILVDMSVFTRHARPGIAALRPAPVQTVWLGLAASSACPWMDYAIVDSVLVPPAHGGHFTEKLIRLPDTYQANLAWTPPGERPSREALGLPEDRLVLCSFNGHRKLDRASFALWLEILADLPQAVLWQLSPPDMAKRRLEDAAAKAGIDPARLIWAPSLPRAEHLARLPAADLFVDALVCGAHTTAADSLRMGVPLVTVAGERLGSRVAASILNAVGLPELAVQSAAAMRDLVVALGRNPSRLADLRTRLTELLPASAAFDPARFARHLEAGYEAAWARHAAGKKPEDITL from the coding sequence ATGAACATCGATCAAGACATGGCCAAGGCGATCAAGCTGGCTCAGGCGGGCAAGCTGAAACCCGCCATCGCCATCCTGGACGGTCTGGTCAAGGCCGCGCCCTCGGCCATTCCGGTTCGCTATAATCTGGCGCTGTTTCTGCTGATGGCGGGTCGCCATGCCGAGGCATTGCCTCATCTCGACCGTATCCTGGCCGCCCAGCCGGGCCACGCACCCTCGCTGTTTAGCAAGGCCAAGGGCTTGCTGGCGCTGGACCGTGCCCCCGAGGCCCTGCCTATTCTGGAGCGTCTGGCCGTCGGCAATGACCCGGAAAGCCTCTTGGCGCTCGGCAATGCGCTGCGCCAGCTTCAGCGCATGGACGAGGCGGCCCAGGCCTTCCGCCGCCTGACCAAAGTGGCCCCCGCCTTCCCCGGCGGTCACATGAATCTCTGCATCTTGCTGGTGTCGTCCAACAATAACGAAGCGGCCTTGAATGCCCTGGACGAGGCCGTGCGCCTTCATCCCAAACTGTCCGAATTGCACGCCATGCGGGGCCAGATGCTGCTACGTCTCGGCCATCACGGCGAGGCTATCGCGGCGCTAAAGGCGGCATTGGAGATCAATCCCGCCCTGGCTCCCGCCAAGGGCCGCCTGCTGCGCGCCTATCGCGAGACCGCCGATTGGGATTCGGAAGACAGGCTGTTTACCGAGATTCGCGCCGCCATCGCCACGGGCGAGGCCAAGGGGCAATTGCCGCTGACCATTCAGGACGCCCTGTTCTACCCCTTCACCGGCGAGGAGATGCGCCGCATCGCCGGGTTGGAAGTCGCTTTCCGCGTTCCCGGCCAACCCAGGCCGGTGCTTCGCCCCCAGCCCAAGGCCACGCCGCCCCTGGTGGTGGGTTATCTCTCGCCCGATTACCGTGAACACGCCACCATGCATCTGGCGGGCGACATCTTCGCCGCCCATGACCGCAGCCGCGTGCGGCCCCTGGCCTATTCCGTTGGCCCGGATGATGGATCTGGCTGGCGGGAAAGGGTGGAGCGCCATTGCGAGGCCTTCGTCGATCTGTCCTCTTCAAGCGACCGGGCGGCCGCCGAGCGCATCGCCGCCGACGGGGTTCAAATCCTGGTGGATATGTCGGTGTTCACCCGTCACGCCCGTCCCGGCATCGCCGCGCTTCGCCCCGCCCCCGTCCAGACCGTCTGGCTGGGCCTTGCCGCAAGTTCCGCTTGCCCCTGGATGGATTACGCCATTGTCGATTCGGTGCTGGTGCCACCCGCCCATGGCGGCCATTTTACCGAGAAGCTGATCCGCCTGCCCGACACCTATCAGGCCAATCTTGCTTGGACTCCCCCCGGAGAAAGGCCGTCGCGCGAAGCGCTGGGCCTGCCCGAGGACCGGCTGGTCCTGTGTTCCTTCAATGGCCACCGCAAGCTGGACCGCGCCAGCTTTGCCCTCTGGCTGGAGATCTTGGCCGATCTGCCCCAGGCGGTTCTGTGGCAGCTTTCTCCGCCGGACATGGCCAAGAGGCGCCTGGAAGACGCCGCAGCAAAGGCCGGAATCGACCCCGCCCGGCTGATCTGGGCGCCGTCCCTGCCGAGGGCCGAGCATCTGGCCCGCCTGCCCGCCGCCGATCTGTTCGTCGATGCCCTGGTCTGCGGCGCCCATACCACCGCGGCCGACAGCCTGCGCATGGGAGTGCCGCTCGTCACCGTGGCGGGAGAGCGGTTGGGTTCGCGGGTCGCGGCTTCGATTCTGAATGCAGTGGGACTGCCGGAACTGGCCGTGCAAAGCGCCGCCGCCATGAGGGATCTGGTGGTCGCATTGGGCCGCAATCCCTCGCGTCTGGCGGATCTGCGCACCCGGCTGACGGAGCTTTTGCCCGCCTCGGCCGCCTTCGACCCCGCCCGCTTTGCCCGCCATCTGGAAGCCGGTTACGAAGCCGCCTGGGCGCGTCATGCCGCGGGAAAAAAGCCGGAAGATATAACGCTCTAA
- a CDS encoding class I SAM-dependent methyltransferase — MTAKIKIGNYGYTCQPRWGFGRPTHPRLTEIIGRGKAEYIRRIDQVLGLADHFAAIAQEAPEDSPEPRWMNPWFSAMDAIMLTGMLVRHDPRLLIEIGSGNSTKFARHAITAKRLRTKIVSIDPEPRAEVDALCDEVIRAPAEFVDPSVFSRLKSGDILFIDSSHRSLENSDVTTLFLEVLPELPPGVIVHVHDVYLPYDYPPAAEGLMYNEQYLLSALLLGEAKWLEPVFPNYAVVQDPHLSPKLAPLWQAIGTNAFPAPSTSFWLNIKKRR; from the coding sequence ACACCTGTCAGCCGCGCTGGGGCTTTGGCCGTCCCACCCATCCGCGCCTGACCGAGATCATCGGGCGTGGCAAGGCGGAGTATATCCGCCGTATCGATCAGGTGCTGGGACTAGCCGATCACTTCGCCGCCATCGCCCAGGAAGCGCCCGAGGACTCGCCCGAACCCCGCTGGATGAATCCGTGGTTCAGCGCCATGGATGCCATCATGCTGACCGGCATGCTGGTGCGCCACGATCCGCGTCTGCTGATCGAGATCGGTTCGGGCAATTCCACCAAATTTGCTCGCCACGCCATCACGGCCAAGCGCTTGCGGACCAAGATCGTCTCCATCGATCCCGAGCCACGCGCCGAAGTGGACGCCTTGTGCGACGAGGTCATCCGCGCACCCGCCGAATTCGTCGATCCGTCGGTGTTCTCGCGGCTGAAATCCGGAGACATTCTGTTCATCGATTCGTCTCATCGCAGCCTGGAGAACTCGGACGTCACCACCTTGTTCCTGGAGGTTCTGCCGGAACTGCCGCCCGGCGTGATCGTCCATGTCCACGACGTCTATCTCCCCTACGACTATCCGCCCGCGGCGGAGGGGCTGATGTATAACGAGCAGTATCTGCTCAGTGCCCTGCTGCTGGGCGAGGCCAAATGGCTGGAACCGGTCTTTCCCAATTATGCCGTGGTCCAGGACCCGCACTTGTCGCCGAAACTGGCGCCGTTGTGGCAGGCCATCGGCACCAATGCCTTTCCGGCCCCCAGCACGTCTTTCTGGCTGAATATTAAGAAACGGCGTTAG